In one window of Pseudobacteroides sp. DNA:
- a CDS encoding bifunctional 4-hydroxy-3-methylbut-2-enyl diphosphate reductase/30S ribosomal protein S1: MEIIIAKNAGFCFGVSKAVNLLFDLLDKSDEKLYTVGPIIHNDQVVEKLKAKGVKVVKDISEIKNEGQVVIRTHGVTPEVYEEINNRGLKYTDATCPYVKKIHNLVNEKYKDGYQIIIIGDRDHQEVIGINGWCGNTAFIVYSEEDVKNINTDKKNICVVAQTTITKERWETINNFLKNKFENVLKFDTICSATCNRQNEAEYVAKNVDAMVVIGGRNSSNTQKLYEICKKYCSETYQIETSGDLPPMDIKNIKKIGITAGASTPDWVIKEVIGKMEELNKGNEMSFKEAFESSLVTLNTGDIVTGKIIGYNNSEVFVDLGYKSDGIIKIEEFTDDVDFNPSQSIKVGDEVEVFIVRVNDKEGVVELSKKKVESMKGWDALVAAFENKTPVKVKVIEIVNGGVISAVSGIKIFIPASQISDRYVKELHGFLKQIMDIRIIDYNKQKRKFVGSARVLLEEEKAKAGSEFWSSVEVGKKYAGTVKSLMDFGAFVDIGGVDGLVHVSELSWNKIKHPSQVLKVGDKIEVVIKEFDKDKKKVSLGYKKNEDNPWIKAANKYKVDDIVKGKVVRLVPFGAFVELDEGVDGLVHISQISNDRIGKPADVLSVGQEVEAKITEFSAENKKISLSIKEVNPIPAPNKKEEVKDEAEVSEEAKTEEELPTEHKEEINSTIGDIIGKIDVDAQ, from the coding sequence TTGGAAATTATTATTGCTAAAAATGCAGGGTTTTGTTTTGGAGTGAGTAAAGCCGTAAATCTGTTGTTTGATTTATTGGATAAATCGGATGAAAAATTATATACGGTAGGTCCCATTATACATAATGATCAGGTCGTCGAGAAACTAAAAGCAAAGGGTGTTAAAGTTGTAAAGGATATATCCGAAATAAAAAATGAGGGCCAGGTAGTTATAAGGACTCATGGTGTTACACCGGAGGTATATGAAGAAATAAATAACAGAGGACTCAAGTATACTGACGCAACTTGCCCGTATGTAAAAAAAATACATAACCTTGTTAATGAAAAATACAAAGATGGTTATCAAATAATAATTATAGGAGACAGAGATCATCAGGAGGTTATAGGAATTAACGGCTGGTGTGGCAATACTGCCTTTATTGTTTATAGTGAAGAGGATGTAAAAAACATAAATACTGACAAAAAGAATATTTGTGTAGTGGCCCAAACAACTATTACTAAAGAAAGATGGGAAACTATCAATAATTTTTTAAAGAATAAATTTGAAAATGTATTAAAATTTGATACAATATGTAGTGCGACGTGTAATCGTCAAAATGAAGCGGAATATGTAGCGAAAAATGTCGACGCCATGGTTGTGATAGGCGGCAGGAACAGCTCTAATACACAAAAGCTCTACGAAATATGCAAAAAATATTGCAGTGAAACTTATCAGATTGAAACATCCGGTGATCTTCCACCGATGGATATAAAAAATATTAAAAAAATTGGTATTACCGCAGGTGCTTCAACTCCTGACTGGGTAATCAAGGAGGTTATTGGCAAAATGGAAGAATTAAATAAAGGAAATGAAATGAGTTTTAAAGAAGCTTTTGAAAGCTCTTTAGTAACTCTCAATACTGGTGATATTGTTACAGGCAAGATTATTGGCTATAACAATTCCGAAGTATTTGTTGACTTAGGGTATAAGTCTGATGGAATCATAAAAATTGAAGAGTTTACAGACGACGTTGATTTTAACCCTTCCCAGTCAATAAAAGTTGGAGATGAAGTTGAGGTTTTTATAGTAAGGGTTAATGATAAAGAAGGTGTTGTAGAGTTATCCAAAAAGAAAGTCGAATCAATGAAAGGCTGGGATGCTCTTGTTGCAGCCTTTGAAAATAAAACGCCTGTTAAGGTTAAAGTTATAGAAATCGTAAACGGTGGTGTTATATCAGCTGTAAGCGGTATAAAAATATTTATCCCTGCTTCTCAAATAAGTGACAGATATGTTAAAGAGCTTCACGGATTTTTAAAGCAGATTATGGACATCCGCATTATTGATTACAATAAGCAAAAAAGAAAATTCGTAGGTTCTGCAAGGGTTCTTCTTGAAGAAGAAAAAGCAAAAGCTGGAAGTGAGTTTTGGAGCAGTGTTGAGGTGGGTAAAAAATACGCAGGTACAGTTAAAAGCCTCATGGACTTCGGTGCATTTGTTGATATAGGCGGAGTTGACGGACTAGTACATGTTTCTGAGCTTTCGTGGAACAAGATAAAGCATCCTTCGCAAGTTTTAAAGGTTGGTGACAAAATAGAAGTAGTTATAAAAGAGTTTGATAAAGATAAGAAGAAGGTCTCTCTGGGTTATAAGAAGAATGAAGACAACCCATGGATTAAAGCTGCTAATAAATATAAGGTGGACGATATTGTAAAGGGTAAGGTTGTACGCCTAGTTCCATTTGGTGCCTTTGTTGAGCTTGATGAAGGTGTGGATGGATTGGTTCACATTTCCCAGATATCAAATGACAGGATAGGCAAGCCAGCCGATGTGCTTTCTGTTGGACAGGAAGTTGAAGCTAAGATTACTGAGTTTAGTGCTGAAAATAAGAAAATCAGCCTCAGCATAAAGGAAGTAAACCCAATTCCTGCACCAAACAAGAAGGAAGAAGTAAAGGATGAAGCAGAAGTCTCTGAAGAAGCAAAGACTGAAGAGGAATTGCCCACTGAGCACAAGGAAGAGATAAACAGTACTATTGGCGATATTATCGGCAAAATAGATGTAGACGCACAATAA